GCGAGGACTTGCCGCCCGAGCCGCCGGCCGGTCGCCGTCGCCGCCGGGAAGACAGGGACGTTCCTTCCGAAGCCGCCGCGCCTGGCCGTCGTCAGGCACCGGAATCGCCGTCGCCGGTTCGTCGCGCATTGGAGCCGGACCCGCGGTTCGCGGACGCTTCGATGCCGCCGGATCCGCGGTTCGCCGAGGCGTCCATGCCGCGCGATCCCCGCTTCGCCGAAGCTTCGATGCCGTCGGATCCGCGGTTCGCCGAAGCTTCGATGCCTCGTGACCCGCGGTTCCAGGACGGTTCGGCACCGCAGCGGTTCGCGGACGCGTCCATGCCGCGCGACCCGCGCCGCCCGCCGCGCCGCCCGCCGGTCGAGGACCCCACCGAGGTGATCCCGACCGTGCCGGCCGCCGCGCTCGAACCGGACCACCCGGCTGAGCAGCCGATCGACGACCTGTTCGACGACGATTACGACGGCTACGACGAGCACGACGGCTACCAGGACGATTACGACGACGGCTACGAGGGCTACGACGAAGAGGCGTACGACGACCACGACGACGAGCCGCCCGCCGACGAGCCGCCGGCGAAGAAGCCGCGCAAGAAGCGCAAGCGCGCGTTCGGCTGGATCGCCGCGGTGCTCGTGCTGGTCCTGCTGAGCGGCGGGGCCTGGTTCGGCTACCAGAAGATCTTCGGCTACGCGGACTTCGACGGTTCCGGCCAAGGCGACGCGCTCGTGCAGGTCGAGGCCGGGGACACGACGTCCGCGATCGGCGCGAAGCTCACCGACGCCGGCGTGGTCGCCAGCTCCCGCGCGTTCGTGAAGGCCGGTGCGGACAACGCCGCGCTGAGCCGGATCCAGCAGGGCTACTACCTGATGCGCCAGCACATGTCCGGCGCGAGCGCGGTCGAGCTGATCACCGCGCCGACGGCCCGGGTCGGCAAGCTGGAGATCCGGCCCTACACCCAGTTCGACGACATCAAGCAGCCGGACGGCAAGGTCACCCCTGGCGTGTTCAGCCTGCTGGCGAAGGCGTCCTGCGCGACGATGAACGGCACCAGCACCTGCCTGACCACCGACCAGCTGCGCAAGGCGGTCGCGGATGCGGACCTCAAGACGCTCGGCGTGCCGGACTGGGCGCTGAACGACGCGGGCAAGGCGCTGACGAAGGACAAGCGGCTCGAAGGGCTGATCGCGCCCGGCGTTTACGACGTGAAGCCGGGCTGGACCGCGACCGAGCTGATCACCGACCTGGTGAAGCAGTCGGCCGATTCGATCCAGGCGGCCGGGCTCAGCCAGCAGACCACCGGGCCGGGCATGACGCCGTACCAGACGCTGATCATCGCGTCGCTCATCGAGCGCGAGGCGATCAAGCCGGACTTCGGCAAGATTTCGCGGGTCATCTACAACCGGCTGGCCAACCACACGAAGCTGCAGCTCGACTCCACCGTCAACTACGTGCTGGACCAGCCGACTCTGCTGACCAAGAAGGAAGACCGGGCGAAGGCCGGGCCGTACAACACCTACGACATCGCGGGCCTGCCGCCGACGCCGATCGCGGTGTCGAGCCCGGACGCGATCAAGGCCGCGCTGAGCCCGACGCCGGGGGACTGGATGTTCTTCGTGAAGTGCGAGAAGGACGGCCATTCCTGCTTCGCGGTCACGAACGACGACCACGAACGCAACAAGCAGCTGGCGCAGAAGAATGGCGCCTACTGACGGGCCGCGCCGCGCGGCAGTGCTCGGCAAGCCGGTGGCGCATTCGCTGTCGCCGGTCCTGCACCGCGCGGCGTTCGCCGCGCTCGGCCTGACCGGCTGGACTTACGAACGGGTCGAGATCGGCGCCGAGGAACTGCCCGGGTTCGTCGACGGGCTCGGCCCGGAGTGGGTCGGCCTGTCGGTCACCATGCCCGGCAAACGGCGGGCACTCGAGTACGCGGTCGAGGTCACTCCGCGGGCGGCGGCGGTCGGCGCGGCGAACACGCTGGTCCGTCGTGCGGAGGGCTGGCTGGCCGACTGCACGGACGTCGACGGGGTGACCGGCGCTCTGTCGTACGCGGGCGGTTACCAGCCAGCTGAGGGCGACCAGGCAGTGGTGCTCGGCGCGGGCGGGACCGCGGCGGCCGCGGTGGTCGGCTTGGCCGCGCTGGGCGTCTCGACGGTGAGTCTCGTGGTGCGCGAACCGGCGCGTGCCGAGGAAACGGTCGACGCGGCGAAGCGCGCCGGCCTCGACGTTTCGGTGCTTCGCTGGTCCGAGGTCGACTT
This sequence is a window from Amycolatopsis benzoatilytica AK 16/65. Protein-coding genes within it:
- the mltG gene encoding endolytic transglycosylase MltG codes for the protein MPPDPRFAEASMPRDPRFAEASMPSDPRFAEASMPRDPRFQDGSAPQRFADASMPRDPRRPPRRPPVEDPTEVIPTVPAAALEPDHPAEQPIDDLFDDDYDGYDEHDGYQDDYDDGYEGYDEEAYDDHDDEPPADEPPAKKPRKKRKRAFGWIAAVLVLVLLSGGAWFGYQKIFGYADFDGSGQGDALVQVEAGDTTSAIGAKLTDAGVVASSRAFVKAGADNAALSRIQQGYYLMRQHMSGASAVELITAPTARVGKLEIRPYTQFDDIKQPDGKVTPGVFSLLAKASCATMNGTSTCLTTDQLRKAVADADLKTLGVPDWALNDAGKALTKDKRLEGLIAPGVYDVKPGWTATELITDLVKQSADSIQAAGLSQQTTGPGMTPYQTLIIASLIEREAIKPDFGKISRVIYNRLANHTKLQLDSTVNYVLDQPTLLTKKEDRAKAGPYNTYDIAGLPPTPIAVSSPDAIKAALSPTPGDWMFFVKCEKDGHSCFAVTNDDHERNKQLAQKNGAY
- a CDS encoding shikimate dehydrogenase; its protein translation is MAPTDGPRRAAVLGKPVAHSLSPVLHRAAFAALGLTGWTYERVEIGAEELPGFVDGLGPEWVGLSVTMPGKRRALEYAVEVTPRAAAVGAANTLVRRAEGWLADCTDVDGVTGALSYAGGYQPAEGDQAVVLGAGGTAAAAVVGLAALGVSTVSLVVREPARAEETVDAAKRAGLDVSVLRWSEVDFADLADRTAVLVTTVPPDAVLPHVAELARIGSVLDVIYHPWPTPLAEAVSSRGGRLATGLDMLLHQAFGQAEHFTGRPAPRAQMRAALREASGNILPLPIS